In the genome of Aedes aegypti strain LVP_AGWG chromosome 2, AaegL5.0 Primary Assembly, whole genome shotgun sequence, the window ggaataaatATCTCCAAGTATACTCAagggttatcaggaattcctcctaagatttttcCGGGAATGTCTCAAGATTTtatcaccggaataactctacagattccatcaagaatttctcaaggaatttctcacaaaatattttcagagattcttgggggttttcagAAATCATTCAGCAATTTTACCAACAATTTCTTATAAAGATTTCACAAGTAATTAGGGAATCCATCAGTATATCCTCAAGTGACTCTAtgaggagttcctcctaggattcaaaaaaggaattccttcagcgattcctctgagaattcattCATTGAATCCACCAAGAATTGCTTCGAAAATTTCGTTAGGATTTCCTCTagatattccaactaaaaaccctccaggaatttctctaaggattcaaCCAGACGTTCATCCATGGATTGGATCTGAAATTCGCCCAGGTAATTCTCcatgatttccatcaggaaaatcttcaaggaatgagctgaaattctcataggggttccactaaaaattctttcagaagctccaccaatatttttcctgtgatttcaccggaaattcaagaaaatcttctaaaagttcttccaaaacattctggaaaaaatccttcggttccttcagagatgtcaccagtattttctctaactatttcttccggaatggtgttttttttagaaatttcgtcatgagttcttccagggttaaGAATATCAATAGAGTTTCGCTAGAAATTCTTTACCAGAAAAATCAGgatcatcagaaattcctccaggcaattcctggtggattcattggaaaaaaaaatcccccaaAGACatactggaaggaattgatggataaattcctttaggaattctcggagaaatatccggtagattcttgaagtaattccttcaaaaattcgagGTCGAATGCCTCGTAGGTTCCCTTAAGGGATACAATaaaaatcttttaaggaaacactggaagaattcataagataatttattgaagattccctagaagaatcccctGAAAGTAACCTGGGGGAACCTCTCGAAAAATTGCAagcggaatttctaaaggaattcctggtgaaatcccgtGTAAGAAgtttttttgaattcttttgcagtatttcttgctGAATTCCCGAAAgctttctggtggaatctcaagaggaattcctcaatgaatccttggagaaattttgggtgGAATCACTGTTAGAGTTCCTGAAGTGAATCTCTacatgtatttctgtaggagtttttgaagaaatttctatcaaaaatcgcgttggaatttctggaagaatgtttGGGTCAATCACTGAAGGATTTTTCGGAGGTATTCCTAGGGAAAGGTTTTTGATGCATagtagaaattcctggtggaattattgaaacaaatttctagaggaattcctagtaaaagcgcaggaaaaaaaaatccttatataatctgtatagaatttcttgaagtttagatggaggaattcctaaatacaTCAGTGGAggatattttggaggaattcttgaaggaagcattggatgaataAATCCCTTGGAAGTTTTTgggtaaatctctggaggactctgtagagaaaattacaagaaagaatcgctgaaaaaaatccttttggttgaaattaaggaggagtcctaggagaagctctgaaaaaagttctggtgaaattcttatgggaatttctggtgatatatttattgagaagtatctgaaataaTACGTTATGTGATTCCTGAATAATGATATAACTTTTACAGGAAataaaggaatctttgaaaaattgtgatagcaatctccggaagaattcttgaagtctGCCTTGAagtaaactctgaaaaattactgaagaaatcacttgaggatttttttgatctttgaaggaatcagtagAGGAAACCCTGAATAATTAgcagaggaatctttgaagaaacctctggaagaaagccagcctgaagaattttcctcggaggaatttctgggtaaatctgtggataaatttctagaggaattgttgatgaaattcctggtagaatcccaggaagactttctggtggaatccctagtataatcaatggttctggaaaaacttcaaagtagaataactagagaAAACCACTAAAGACTCcgaatacaaactttgaagaaactACCATAGCCATTCTCATATcgatgactgctcagaataATCTCCGATATAGATCCCTCATAATTTTAGAGTTCTGCCGGAATACTTCGTGCGAGTTGTAATTGTAATTCCTCCTCAATATCCATATCTTCCGGTATTTGTATTCTGAAAGTTCTGCTCTTTCTCACAACGATTATTGCCATAGAAGTATTCACCCCCACAGCcaaagaaatcgaaaaaaataatagcaaacacaTATTCACTAGGCTTGCTGAGAGCATttaaaacatgcgaagaaatatggtgttgctgcaacaaactttgacagtcggtcaaacggttgcagcaacataaatcggtttgactaacttgggggcggagtcaatgttggtcaaaccgtctgagcgtctgtgggctgcataaggcaaattttcaacttgaattcaaaagaaatttattaGGTTTGTTCGTGTACTCAACAAACAGTGATATGTAGCAATTTAACACATTTTAGGCCAAATAAAGACTCAAAATGGAGCGAAATTGTTTCCACATTTCAATCGTCTTTTTCTCAGTTTGTCGTTTTCCAACATGAGACTGTTGTGCAAAGAGGGGCAgtatagtattttcaacagcAACGCTGCTCTCAGTGTAAATTCAAACGAAAAACGATGACAATTTTTTCCTCACCATTAAGCTTTATTTGATGAAATAGAAAAgcataataaaaaaacattttcattcaAAGTCAAAATTACCAAGTAAGAAATACATCTTTTTATTTGTCTATTTGCTAAATTTAAATACTTTTCTTATCAACAAAGCAAATTTCaaagtacacctaaacttcagtcaataatttttagTAATTCACTTTTAGCATGACATTCTACAATACTTTAAATGATCTTGAATCGTttattttgttctaaagttttgatgacttttcaaatgtctgaagcaaattgctttaatattatgaccaagtatggaaaaaaatcagctctaacgacaaacaacacggtatctGAATGGACcaagagggccgtcgctcttgcagcaacatgatttcaacacctcaccacgcACGCTAATCAagatatatcgagcatccgatgaacactgtttgtcgtaggacaaagtgtttgtcggatattgtaacatgttgcgattaatgcgaatcaattcaaaattcacggataaactTTCTCACATACCATGCACGATTGACTTTCAGATTAAAAACGACAAGCAGGACAGGAGACAAatcgtggagtgcaatcagaaaaatcctccaaagttATGACTTTGATTCGCAAACAATTGATCGTCAGCCGACaggccgagcgattcatttttcgcggagcggagtttgttgtgatggcttgacgactaagggtttatcgtttttgctatgatcgcatgataaagaacaaccacgatgcatcatttgttttatcatgatcactagatttccctCCTTGattatgatttaattttttaccatctttccattcataagtgttaatagaatttggaaaaatcagCAGACTTCATCAACTAGCGACTCTGATTTTACATCCGTCGGATGATCCAAACTCGATTCATATAGGGATTCTGGCTAGGAATTGGATCATATAGCAGACATAAAGGAGGTAATTAGTTTACAAAGTCGTGATCGGCACATGAAGAATTGGTGAACAATAAAATAGACAACTGTGTAAAACTGCGTTTTACCTGGTTTGTCGTTTAAATGTAGAATATAGACTAGCAATGGAGGCATGACAATTCTTGACAGTCATTCAAGTgcatcacagcctacgtgattgaaaaatattagGCTTTTACTACGCGTGGACGTCCATGTGGATTCTCTTAAATCATGtttgttcctagaaataattcaaCTTCAACGGCgtttttcgtaattgcaaaaaaatttgtatgcaactcgttgcaaaactcgaatTTTCCAGCACTCGACGTAATCATCCAACTCGGCAATCATCATTTTGTAACTTGTTGCTTAAATAACTATtatgaaatttgatttgtttATCAATTAAAATATTATCTTAGAAAGTCGCACTATCATTTTTTGTTCGTTGAAAAAGCattgtattgttgaatttgtactTAATTCAGTGAATATTCTACTTTATGCTAGAACCTTTAAAATAGCAATTCTTATTATTAagaatattcttgaaattctaGGACGCTTTTTTGGCATTGACTGCTAataacataaataaataaatgaaaaaccgaacttagtactatatcatttaattccactaggcTTTGTATCCAGgtatgcgtatttcgacctcaactatgGAGCCATGTACTGATAACTTTTTAatcgatgattttcccttcttttgagcataggctgttcttcagaattACACTATTAAGATGAAACATCCCGATACAAACAGCGAAATGACAGACAGCCAAATAGTACTAAACGTAAAACGTCGTACCGCGAAGTGGATTACCGCAAAATGTTATTCAATCGTGCCATCTTATGAGACCATTGATAGGGCTCATGTGGTCAGCAAGGCTTAGGACTATTGACATAATACCTACAAACATAATCTATTCATGCATCAACATTCGCATTTCTTAATTACTTAAGAGACATTCATTATCAATATAAAATCAGTCATCTATTAGAAGCTCTAGTTCTAATAGTTAATGTAATCATTATCGAAATAGAACCAATATTCAAGAACATTCATATTCGCTTTAATTTGCCAGGATGGATTATAATCGAACCGGTAATCACAAATATCTCCCGCTAATCATGTACCGCCACAAGTTGATTCAAAGGCAAAAGCGTTGCCTCATGGTCTACCTGCACAATCGACTTCAAAAGCTAAAAAAGGTACGCTGGCATCTGGGAGCCACATTGCCGGCCGATATCAAAGCCAACCTGAACGAGCCGGAATTGCAGTGGTTCAACAATTACTCGCGGATGCTTGCCAAATACATGGCGACAATTGGAGACGGGACGGGGCTTAATCTCACCAACGACATCAAACCTCCGAAGTCGCTGTTTATCGAGGTTCGCTGTCTGACTGATTACGGTAAGTTCGAACTGGAAAGCGGTGAAATTGTACTATTGAAAAAGAATAGCCAGCACTATTTGCCAAAGCTTCAGTGCGAGGCTCTAATCCGTCAGGGCATTCTGCAGCATATCGTGTGATCATGcatcctaagaaaaaaaaactgttcaccATATGgcaaagtttctgaaaaaaaaattcaaaatgcatAAATCAACGAAGCGCAATAAATTATTCAATGAAGTAAGGAACGAAAAGAAATCCCAAGGTCATAAATGAGCCAAATAATCTACCGGCTCCTGCAAAGTACCCGCAAATTTGATCGCATGGCGCCTAACGAAAGCGTCCAAAGCCAAATCAGGATTCGCATCCAGATGAGTGGGAAAGTTCAAAATTACTTTATTTACTTAATAAATATGAATAGGATTAGCCATTCTGTTTGAAGGTTTGTCCCATAAACATCAACATCGGGTACACACAAAAGGAGGAACGGAGAAAGCGGAAATAATTATGGAATTTCCGCCAGGATAGGCCGTCCAGAAAAACCAACTGGAACTGAAATCCCACATGGTGGGGTTTCTAGCATTTGCCGAACTCGGCGCAGCTGTGCGCTCGGTTGTACTTTCCCTTCTTTTGCGGAGGCCCATCAACCCTTTCGCTATGCTCATCTGCGAAACATTCGGAACTGTACAGCAGAGGTTCTGAGGTTTGCGATAGGGTAGCCAATCGATAATCATATGTTTGGCTTGTTTCTTAAATTGTAACATTCAAGAAATAATTACTGCAACTATTGTAATCGTTAAgacattttcacaaaatatatgGAATCTTAGTTCCAATGCTCCAATCCAAAGTTCCAATGCTGTTTCAACAATACAAGCGTATGAATTCAATAATTTACTTCGACATGGTACCAATGGGTGGTACGAAAAAAAGTACCTGACCGGAATCTGCTCAGAAATGAAGCCCAGAGAGTATTCAACGTTGTAGGTATgattaaaacaattttaaaatcaactTTTAACTAGAGTTACCTaattctcaggagcacataaatgtactggcGAGCCTCCTACCAAACCGtttctcagctcatcggaatcctagtgtgctgcgctagccggaggctcacgaaaattctttaaaacgcgcgttaggtgatgtgctctcggggagagtcgtctcatgcgctgctcgggtctacggctcgccatcggtatcctcATTATGCAAGTGTGTAGATTGCCTACATGCTATGACACTttaattattgcgctgaattttaaacagcgcAATGAGACACACATCAAgtaaaatgaggcgcaccaaaaaaagTCTCACAATGTTTAGCGCGCCCGTGcacttgcaagcaatgaggctcctgcacctaaggctgcAGCACGTGCATAGTAACTCTACTTTTAACTTAATGATTCCGGTTTTTTTTAGAGGTTTCCGATTTCTGCGCTCCAAAAAATTAGGAATTTTTGATAGAAGGAGTAACGCGCTCCTTTGAACAcgtggaattttcaaaagaatgaGATTATTGGTACCAAGGTTgtatttttagtattattagcACTCGTGAAAAATAAGTTCTttcaactcaaatttgagtaaactgcatttagtttttacccacaaTTGTGTTGTTTTGCcgctctcgcaacagcaatgttgacaaaaacaaagagagacgcaccgacccagcgtcgaaCGTCCGTGGAATaaccaaatttgggttctttcgaatTTACCTaaatttaagttgttttaacccactaCGGCACTGAGGTgagttaagttgttttaacccacaTTTTTCGGCACTGAGGTgattttttcgctgttttcaaAAGAACGCCTAttgagagttgtgtttgatccttcgaccttgacgcttgctcctgcgggggtcggcgatgagggcaagatcaaacatgtcgcgcgtcggtcgagtgaaagtgaaaaagtgccgcgttcgatttgttctttttgatctttcgacgttgacgcttgctcctgggcagtgcgccaagaaagcccgagaagtcgtcaattgttttccctctcgggtcgcgcgcctattttctctgagtgcttttatatagccgagaaaacgagtgaagctgaaaatggattgttgctgctcaaggatgacggatcaattggtgagctcgtttcatgttactatttctaatctataaaacttgtatgactgcacctttaatcgttacaacggtgagacgtaaatatgatttttcaacaaactttgaaaggttcgtcactgtgagtgtcgacataaactctgattcataaattaccCAGGTAACCAGCAAGCACTGTTATAAGCGGTATATGAACCGTTAAACAGTTCTGCAGTGCCAACTAGCATTATaagacattttcaaatgcttgtAGGCTCTGTAATCTTCAAGTCCTGAAATAAGTCGTATATGAGTATATAACGCTATGTTACAGGGCTTGTAAACCCTGTGCCTATAAGCCGAATGCTACGGCTGGCAATGCTTATAAACGGCTTAATATCTTGACGTTTATATCGAAGAGAGCAAAacagatttcaaccaaaacgAAACAATTATGAACGATGATGAAATTTGGGAACAATTTTTCCGATTCATATATGTTACCCAAGTTATGTTACCGTAGTTTACATGATTGTATGACTCTTGAATTGACGATTGTTGAAATGAAATTAATGCGTGAGTAGAGAAAATACTGGTGAAATGCCTTTGCCCTATATAGTTTTTGCTAATGAAGTTGGTTTGGGAGTATCCCAACCCGAGCAAATGGGAGGAAACGGGAAGGAAACAAATACAAAATGTATCGTGAAAGCGTTTGTGGGAGCTTTATCTCGGGAGGTACCATAAATCTACTTTTTGAGAGAATATATTTAGTCAGCTTTCTGGGCATTCTCCAGCCAGGTAGTAAGAAATGTCCATGAAAGAGTCCAGGTCTAAATAACTATCTGCATGGTCTTGCTGGCATTACCAGCATCTTAAATTTTCTTCTGCTGGATGGTTACTGCAAATAACTTTACTTTATATATGATGCTGGGCGATATCAATCATTAGTGTGTCGGTGGAGCAGTGGGAAAATGCAATGGAAATCATCCGATAGGATCCTTGAATACGTAAGTTCGAGTCTGGAACAAGCACAAAAAAGAACACCGAAGAGGAGCATAGAAAAAAAGACGAtgcagaaaatatttttattttttttcttagtccGCATGCTATAAAACTTTGACATATCTGATTCAGTGACTCGGAACGAGTAGGCAGTTTATCAGCCGAATAATTCGCCAAAAGTGGCTTTATAGCAGCCCTAAATTACGATATAGTTCCAATTAGCCCTGTAAGCCATGCCCTTAAACCGACTATAGAACCGACTTGGGGCCGGTTTATACGGCtcaatggttacttgggtatttacctatgtctaatttttttttcaaaactcctattttttacctttatttttgtaatataaaaaaattttgagtggttcgacactacaagtgtagacttgcgaaaggttcactttattcaacaatctttgaaaggttcgtcacatcaagtgtcggcataatttttctctacatagatattgttcatatcaaatgaaaatattatatttacatatgagcatgtttatatctcacaaataattatttatcatggtctaatcgcttatcaaagtgaatcctgtgacccaacgatcctccccatcaacaaacatccctcacagtaacctttgtggagatgtagaggcaaacacggtctccaaatagcaaaggttacacactaacattccttcccccaatcccacctgactacaaggacgtggccggcgccgttattgaccatgtattaATAGagacactgaattatgcacactgaagaagattatggccaatcccagccgaacttctagttgattctttgtgcattttcactgacttcggtcaatcacggaatagcaaccattgatatctCAAAAGAACGTTACCTATTGAAAATTATCAGTTAACTAAAATTTGGGCTATCCCACGGAACAGCCAAATTGTGtgaaaagaagtcaaagttgatTTGTGGCTCTGTGTATGTAGTACCGTTTACCCTCGTTGTTAACCCCgtgcatgaggtatcgttcaaattagcgggggtgcacggtatcaACACCGTGTTGGTGAGGTCCTAGTAGTAATTTTAAAATTCCTAATTCTATAGGTACTTGTAATGCTTTGGAACCTTGAGAACTTCATTGGGAATTGGTGTGATTACAATGTGAAACCTGGGATTGAGAAGAGAGTTCATAGAATTTCGATAGTGTTCAGATTACAATGGAAAACCTTGAATGTATAGAAATGAGTATTCCCCACCAAAATCTAACGACTTCTACTAAAATCTAagtattttcttcagaatttcacaGATAACGCCAGGATAACGGGGTgccatattggattttatcagaaaaaaaactgaatttttatggTGTTGGCAaccatcgatttcaaagcatcagcagaaagcttatgaaatatgtttgaataaATCTGAGgtatatattttcttgtttaaaAGTTATGTGCGATTTTGTGAAACATTTATTATCGCGATGGTGCAATTTGCGATCATATGAAGGTTTTCCACAATTCAAATACATCACAGCAGTATATGATGCCATTTTACCACTACATGACCGCAGATATCACCAAcgtgataaaaaatgtttcacaaaatCACACATAACTTTTGAATAAGAAAACATACACATCTGACTTTTACATATTATATATTATTCTATGTATAACTAGCTGATGATGTTTCGAAATCGGTGATTGCGAGCAccataaaaattcagtttttctgATGATAATACAATATGTTTcctcttttcaatttttttgttttgtgagGAGATTGTTCAGGAAATGCCTGTGTTATGCCAGCTTAAGTgagctaaaaaatatcaaaaatggaaGGGTCTTCAAAAACGGTTTTGATTATTACTACCGAGGGATCCTCCAATTTGACTATCCGAATGCAGTTTCTTTATTTACACGACAGGAGCTTTCGAACGTGTATAAATTTCGAAAGACCGAGTTCCAATAGTTAGCCGGTGTCAGCGAGAATAACTCTTGTAGTATCCTCCTACcaaattttaaagcatttttCCGTAGATGTTTCTTTTGTTTTTCTTAATATGGGAATaatacataaaaaatgcgattttATGGCAGCAGTGATGctagttttgatgattttccattATACTTTGagatgatttttgaaaaaaaacaatatctcTACTTCGCCTTTAACATAACGTAAAGACTAAACCAGTACACTAGGAATGCGTAGGTTGTATAAAGGCTGTATCAGTACTTCCGTCAGGATGGTGTTCAAATTgtgtaacttttttgatttttcatacaaaacggtcaactttagagggttaaatctgagtcatttatggaccgatttgaatgaaacttcTACAGTGCTTgagaaataacttgaatttcaagatatattttttaaataatttttacaatcacgagttcaaaagcaaTATCGGTTTGACTGAAGTGAATTTTTTTACGGTATTTTTTGTAATTGACGTAGCTAATCAAATTGatggaatagcttcatggtatcttcagcaaagttggagAGATTGAcaagatgaataagtttgctggaGACAGTAtttgtgtagggctattagattttcagataaatagtTTCTAATTTTTCATCGAAAATTCCAATTTAGTAAAATCGTTACTATTGtcatgcggggtgacattgggctataagggtgactttgggtcAAGATTTTAACAGCAAAATaaaaccagaataatgaaaacaatgtggcaaacttcaagaatacgttataaatagccactggatGGAAATGGGTTAGATTTTTGACTCCCATACTAGCcatcaccccctaggcccaatgttaCTTCGCACGGCGGTACTTTAAAACTCTTGATGAGAAAAACTATTCGAAAATATGTGTTAggattcaagttatgtctgatattctgtgaaaaatttatttatttatttatttatgaaaatactTGCAGCGTAAGATATTTACTACAATCTGTATTGTTTTTGTTCTTCAAATTTACCACTTCCGTTCACATTCAATAAATTCaaacaatacaaacattaaCTTCTCTCTCTTTGGTTGACATGTAGCATCGTTCACTTCAAGCCAGCTTAAACATTCACGACGGAAACATGTTACTGAACGCTTAACTTTCATTTCGTTAGGAAGTTGATTCTATAGTATAATAATAATTGCACGTACCAAAAAAGTATTACCGTAGTGCTTCGAATTATGCTGCCATAAAACAAAGTGTCGTTCTCGGATGCTTCTGAAAGGTTGCGGCTTATCAGTAAGATATTTTGGCCCATTATTTATTATCTTGAACAATGTTAGCAAGtgtaatttgaagaaattataaAAGGAACACCCTAAACGTTGTCGTTATAAGTGCGTTACTCTAGAATATCTGTTAAGATTATATATTCAGCGTGATTCAAAGCAACTCTTTAAATTATCTTCATCAGAATTTAAAATCAATTCTAAACCATACGAAAAATGAGGCCACAAAAGCGATTTGAACAATCGTAGTTCAGTAGAACCATAAAAGTGGTAAGTTTTAAGTTACAAA includes:
- the LOC5565920 gene encoding DNA replication complex GINS protein PSF1, producing MVDRSFELVRELTRTTETIPPFNSEGVRSALEDINQIYEDNNNNAMDYNRTGNHKYLPLIMYRHKLIQRQKRCLMVYLHNRLQKLKKVRWHLGATLPADIKANLNEPELQWFNNYSRMLAKYMATIGDGTGLNLTNDIKPPKSLFIEVRCLTDYGKFELESGEIVLLKKNSQHYLPKLQCEALIRQGILQHIV